GTAATGAATGTCGTTTCGTCATACCTGATTTCAGGCATCGACCCTTTGGCATCGGCAGTTATGCACGAACGCTGAGAATCTGGCAAGGGAGAACCGGGGGATTTTTGGTGCAAAAAAAGCGAAGGTGCTCGCCTTCGCTCAGGAATGTTGATGAGAAACCGTGGCGGCCTGTCACCGCTGACGTTTGCCTGCGGCGTCAGTACGGATTACTTTTTAAGCGCCAGCAGCGTTTTTCCCATCCCGATAACAAATTCATTTTGTTGCCCGATGACCTTATTCAGCCCGGCGTCATCCTGAATATTATCGACCGTGTTGATCGCCTGCACTTCCAGCACGCGCCCTTTAATCAGCGTCGAACACAGCGAATGCAGAACCTTGTTATTCAGAATCGTTTGTAAGCAGCGAAAAGGCGTCGCACCGTCAATGTTTCCCGCACGCTGGTCGGGCTTAATGCGCTGGCGCAGCATCTCTTTTTCGGTACTGGCAATCACTGCATCCAGATCGCTGGGTTTGGAGGCAATCGGGACATTGCCATCTCTATCAGGCGGCAGCATAAACAATGAAACCAACGCCTTATTGCCTGTCGTAGGGTCAACATACTCGGTCTGCACCATGTGGTTTGCCGCATCAACCACTTTGTCCCGCTGAATCATATTCAATAGCTCCGCAGGTAATGCATCGGTAAGATCCTGCGTGGTATAGCCGACGAACAAATCCGGATCTTTTGTCTCTGCGACACCGTACAGCGGCAGCACCAGTAACAGACCCGCAATCCCTTTCTTTATCACACTGATTTTCATTATATTCCCCTGCTATTCATTGTATGCATTCCCCTATCCCACCACTCGCTATTCTTATCACGCTGACGTCGATAGCCTCTGGCCTTTTACCACGTTTACATGTGACAGCTACCTCTACAACTACAGGAAAGAATAGCATTTTTTATACAAAAACTTGTTGTCGGAGAATTCCTTCGCTAGAATCGCGCCGTTTACTTACCCCAGTGTGTCATTTGGAGCCCTAAAGTGCCCCGTACGTCAGCCCCCCACTAACCGCCGACGACTGCATTAAGCAGCCTCGATTCGGCGCAGTCTGCGCCAGCGTTGGCTGCGGTACGAGTTCCCTGTTTTCCCCCGCTATTGTGCGGAGCAGAAAACGAACCTCCCGCTTCCTCCCCCGCGACTCTGACCTCTGGAATGCCAGTGGACAGTCTATTGACTCGCGCCAGAATACGTTCGTCGGCCCTCTTTTTTACCGTAGATGGGCCTGGCTGCGCCAATAACGCAGCAGGCGAAAAACATGTATTTACATTCAATACCGTTATTAAAGTATCCACGGACCCCGCATCTGGAAGGTTCGCGTTTACAACCCGGCGATGATGCGTCGGACCAAATTGCACTGAAAGCGCTGGCAGGCCGTTACGTCGTGATCGAAGAAAAGATCGACGGCGCGAACAGCGGCGTGTCCTTCAATGAAACGGCGGAACTCCTGCTCCAGTCGCGCGGCCACTATCTGGCTGGCGGCTCACGGGAACGGCAGTTCAACCAGTTCAAGCTCTGGGCCACCGCGCACGAAATGCGTTTTCTTGAGCTGCTGGAAGACCGTTTCGTGATGTACGGCGAATGGGCTTACAGCAAGCATTCCGTGTTTTACGACCAGTTGCCGCACTATTTTCACGAATTTGATATTTACGATCGTCGTGACGGCATTTTTTTATCGACAGCGCGCCGACACGCGATGCTGGCCGGTTCACCTGTGTTGTCCGTTCCGGTGCTCTATACCGGGGAGATGCCAACGAATCCGGCGTTGCTGTGGAAGTTGGTGTTCCGTTCGCTGGCAAAAAGTCCGAACTGGAAGACTGCGTTTGAATCCACCGTACAGCGTGAAGGCTTACCGCTCTCACTGTGCTGGCAGCAAACCGATAAATCGGACCGTTCGGAAGGCCTTTATTTGAAGGTTGAAGATGATGAACAGGTACTGGCGCGCTACAAGCTGGTACGCCATGACTTCATCCAGACCATTTTGGACAGCGGCTCGCATCATTCCCGACGCCCGATTTTGCCGAACCAACTGGCTGACGGCGCTGATCTGTACGCACCTTGTCCAACCGTATCTTGGGAAATGCTGGGGCTGAATACGTTGCGTTCTTTGGACGCGCTCGCCGCCGCGATGCCCGATAAGTAAGGAGTATGATTATCATGGATTGGAATACCATCAGGGGATTGGTCCCCGCCTCTGGCGCACAGCCAGATTTTGTTGACTGTCTGGACGCGTTTCCGGTGCTTCAATGCGCCAAGGAGACGCCGCAGGAACCGCGTTATCACGGTGAAGGTGATGTCTGGACACACACCATCATGGTGGTCGAGTCGCTCTTGCAGCTTCACGATTACCAGACAGCCACGCGCGAGCAGCAGGAAATTTTGTTTTTTGCCGCGTTGCTGCATGACGTTGCAAAATACCGCACGACAGTGATTGACCCGGTAACGGGTCAGATTGGTCAGCCGGGACACTCGCGCAAAGGTGCTATCGACGCCCGGGTGCTGCTGTGGGATGCAGGCGTTCCGTTTGCGATTCGG
The nucleotide sequence above comes from Pectobacterium brasiliense. Encoded proteins:
- a CDS encoding RNA ligase family protein, with protein sequence MYLHSIPLLKYPRTPHLEGSRLQPGDDASDQIALKALAGRYVVIEEKIDGANSGVSFNETAELLLQSRGHYLAGGSRERQFNQFKLWATAHEMRFLELLEDRFVMYGEWAYSKHSVFYDQLPHYFHEFDIYDRRDGIFLSTARRHAMLAGSPVLSVPVLYTGEMPTNPALLWKLVFRSLAKSPNWKTAFESTVQREGLPLSLCWQQTDKSDRSEGLYLKVEDDEQVLARYKLVRHDFIQTILDSGSHHSRRPILPNQLADGADLYAPCPTVSWEMLGLNTLRSLDALAAAMPDK